CGGAACCGGCACGGGTGCAGCTTTCGACGATGCCGTGGGCCTCGACGAAGGAACGGAGACCCGCGACTTCGACGAGGAGGTTCTGGAGATCGGCCGCGGCCGTCTCGGCCGGAGCGCCTTCGACCATCCGTCCTGCGGCCAGGCGCGTCGCCGAATCGAGGGCCTTCCGGGCGGCCTCGGCGGCGCTGTAGCCCACCTCTTTGGCCGTCGTGGCGTCGGCATAGATCTGCCGTCCGTTCGATCCCAGACAGGCCGTGAGGGCCAGCTCGGCCGTGGCCGTGAAAAGGCCGAACTCGTTTTTTACGGGAGGGGGGACGGAGATCCTCCCCGAGAGGAGGACCTGAAAGCCGAAGGAGCGACTCAGCTCCAGTATGGCCTCGACGTCGCCCTCCAGGGCCAGCGCCGCCGCCTTGGCCTGGCGAATCCTCTCGAGCTGCCTCTGATCGACGGCGCGGAAGCCGCCGTCGATCAGAGTTCCGATGAGAATGGCCTCGGCGGCCGCACTCTCCTGGGCCGACGGAGAGCGGACAAGGACGGCGACGCTCTTGTCCCGGGGCAGGGGCGGAGCGGCCTGAAGGGGGGAGACCGTCAGGACCAGGAGGACCAGAGCGAGGAGCCACGGGGCACGGGGAAAGCGCTTCCCCGGGGCGGCACGACCCGCCCCGTCGCGCCCTCCCGACGGCCGAAGGCGACGCACGTCTCTCACCTTTAGCGGACGACGGCCTCGAAGAGGACGCATTCGTCGAAGAGGCGCTCCAGGGGGAGCGTCACCTCCAGGACGTAGCGGCCCTCCCGGACGCCGGCGAAATCGACGTGCCCCTCGACGACGCTCCCCGAGACGTCGATGGAGCGGAGCCGTTCGGGCAGGCCGTAACGGATCTCGTAGAGGAGCAGGAGAAGCCTCTTTTTCGCCTCCAGGGAGGCTCCCTGCCGGGCCAGAAGACGGGCCTGGGCCGAACTGTCCCTCAGAGGAACCGCCCCCTCCACGGAGGCGGAGCGGCCGGACCAGTCGACGAGGCCGAAGCGGAAGATCTGAATCCCCTCGACGGAGCCGTTGTTGCGCCAGATCCTCGAAAGGTCGGCCTCGGAGAGGGCCCCGGCCGAGAGGGACAGGAAGGGCAGCAGGAGGAGGGCCAGGGTCCCCCTCGCGACAAGGCGCCTCACGGCGCTCGCTTCCCTTCGACGGTGTTGGCCGTCAGCCCCGTCACCTCGACGGAGAGCTTTTCCAGCTCGACGGCCAGGTCCTCGGCCGTCTTTTCCGTCACGACGTCCAGTTCGGCCCTCCCCTGTCCGAAGGCCCTCTGGTAGACGCCGACGACGCCGCCCGCTCCCTCGAGGGCGGATTTTATCTCGCGGAGCTGGGCGAAGGAGACCTTGTCGATGACGATCTTGACGGTCCGTCCCGCCATGGCTCCCGCCGAACCGCTCACCAGGGAGTAGGCCACCTTGTTGACCAGGGCCGAGGCCGCCCCCCGAGAGATGGGCTTGAAGGCCTTGACGGCGCCGTCCTGGGCCGACGTCCCCTTGTCGCGGGCCTCGAAAGCCTCCGTCCCCAGGACATAGGCCGTCTGGGCGATGACGGCCTTGAGCTGGACCTGGGAGCGGACGCCGTAGAGATCGACGCCGGCGACCTTCTGCCTGGCGTAGGAGAGCCCCTGGGCCTTGCCGTAGATGAGGACGTCGGCCCGGAAGGAACGGGCCAGCTCCTGCAGAAGGGTCACGTCTCCCGTCTCCCGCGCCAGGTCGATCTGGCGCCGATCGAGGTCGCCCGCCTGCCCGGCGTCGACGAGGAGGTAGCCCGCCCTCTCGAAAACCTGGAGGACCTCGCCCTCGACGGTGGAGAGGAAGGGACGCTCGCCCTCGATGGACTCGTCGACGAGGACCATGACGCGGGGATTGCCCAGGGCATCGATGACGGCAGGTCCCAGAACGCCGTCGAGGGCCGCCGTGGCGACGAGGCAGTCGGCCTCCACGGTGTAGATGCCCTCCGCTTCTCCCTCACGGGTTATCGTGAAAGAGGTGACGATTCCCTGCGACTGGGAGAAGACCTTGTCGCGGACGACCTCGAAGTCCTTCATCTCCGTGATGCCCTGGACGTAGGCCCCGACGCCCTTTTCCAGGGCGTCCCGGTAGGCTTGGCGCTTGGCCTCGGCCCGGGCCCGGGGAAGGTCGCCCCCCTCGACGGCGGCCGAGCCCTCGGCCGAGACGCGGATCGTCTCCTGGGCCAGGGAGGAAGAGCTCCAGAGCAGGAGGATCGACAGCAGCAGCAGGGGGGCGAAACGACGGGCCCCGCCCATGGGCCTCTACCTCTTCACGACGGAGACGCGGCAGGGGACGCGGAAGTCGTAGGCGCTTCCCCTGATCCTGGCTCCGTCCTTGTTGGAGACGACGATGTCGACGTTCTCCGGTCCCTCGACGCGGAGGGCCTTGACGACGAGAGGGCCGTCGCTGACGCGCGGGGCTCCCTTGGCATAGTCGAGGCTGCTGTGGTAGTCGCAGAGCCCCGAGGAGAGGAAACGTTCCTTGTCCACGGAGGCGAGGCCGTAGACCTCCTTGCCCGACTCGTCGACGATGCGGAAGGTCATGGCCGGAATGAGGGGCAGATCGCGGGCGTCGACGACGAGGCCCGTGTAGCTGGCCGATCCCTTTTTGGCCGGAGCCGGAGGGGACGGCAGAGGGCGGGGATGAGGCTTTTCGGGCAGGGCAGGTTCGAGGGCCCTGCGGAGCTGTTCCAGTCTGATGCGGCCGACGACGGTATAGACCTCGCCGTCCCAGGTGGCCTCGAGGATCTCCACGCCCTGGACCATCCCCTGGACCTCGGTACGGACGATATCGGTGGCCATGAAGTCCTTCATCGTCGTCTTCGCGTCGACGCGTACGCCCTGCAGGTATTCGAGGAGATTGCGCTGAAGGTCGACGAGAGCGCCGCGACGGGCCAACAGCTTGCCCTGAGCCAGTTTTTCCTTGCCGGCGGGAGGAACGGCCTGTCCCCGTGCCTCGATGTAGCTCTCCGTCCAATTGGTGCGGGCCGATTCCGTCTCGTCGACGACGGCAAAAGCCGACGGCGCGGCCTCGACCGCCACCGTCTCGACGACGGCCTGGACCGCCTGGGCCTCGACGGCACAGGGGAACAGGCCCGCGACGAGAATCAAAAGCAGGACTCTCCTGATCATCCCCATCCTCTCCTTTCCTCTCGTCGGAGCGGGGGAACCGCCCCGACGGCCTCTCCAGAGAGACGCCATGAACTGTTTTTCTTTCAATTTAGCACAGGCAAGGCCGAAAGAACATAGGCAGTCGCGGCTGCCGGACCGGACAGACCGGCCGCCGTGACGCGGACCGTCCTCACCCTCCCTTCGGCCCGCCGACGCAGGGCGAAGGAGACGTTCCAGGCGGAACCCCTCGGGCGACGGTCGACGCGGCGACAGACCTTCAAAAGGCTCCCATCTCCATTTTTTGGTAGCCCTCGGGTACCTGAAAGACGTCGTCGGCCACGTTGCCCTCGACGATATTGCGATACTCCACCGTCGACGTCCCCTCCGGCGATTCGTGGATGGCCTTGAGGGGCATGGAGAGATCGTGGGAGAACCAGATCAGCGTCGAGACGTCGCCGTTCTCCTCGTCGACGAGACGGATCTTCTCGCAGACGTAGCCGGCGACGGTCTCGCTGCCCAGATTCTGCATCTTCATCCCCTCCGGAGCCGCTCCCTCCCGGGGGACCGAGTCGGCATCGAGGCCCCCCATGTCGGCCATGGGAAAGGCGGCGGCCTCCATCTCCATATAGGCCTTCCTGTCGTGAAGAAGAATGAGCGACGAGCGGTCCTCCCCCAAGGTGATGACGCCCGTCCGTCCCATGGCCCCCTCCATATCCTGACGCTGTCTGTCTCCTTTGACGTAGATCTTCCCCGTCATGGCCCCCATGGGTCCCTCGATGACCATGTCGGCCTCGAAATTGGCCGCCCAGGCCCCCCCCGCCACAAGGCAGAGAGAGAGGATCACAAAGAATCGTACCGCTGCCGTTTTCACTGCCCAATCCCCCTTTCCTTCTCCAAGATTTT
The DNA window shown above is from Aminithiophilus ramosus and carries:
- a CDS encoding DUF4412 domain-containing protein, with translation MKTAAVRFFVILSLCLVAGGAWAANFEADMVIEGPMGAMTGKIYVKGDRQRQDMEGAMGRTGVITLGEDRSSLILLHDRKAYMEMEAAAFPMADMGGLDADSVPREGAAPEGMKMQNLGSETVAGYVCEKIRLVDEENGDVSTLIWFSHDLSMPLKAIHESPEGTSTVEYRNIVEGNVADDVFQVPEGYQKMEMGAF